The proteins below come from a single Eucalyptus grandis isolate ANBG69807.140 chromosome 3, ASM1654582v1, whole genome shotgun sequence genomic window:
- the LOC120291252 gene encoding glutamate receptor 1.4-like, with translation MLTVHQLQSMPKGESIVLPFNSPADQKFLIDLPFKKHSSYPLRKVEDYANALRDESQKGGISAIIDEIPYVKLFLSKYSDQYTTVETSLYGTEGFGFAFPKGSPLVPDISAAIAKMREEGKLYLISQNWFQNHSLYTNQDSAAKVARLDSYSFRGLFLITGITSALAAIASRKYMKKESTTLQKHDVADKPVEEKFSLVSDIPSRRTGSKHIRRYSY, from the exons ATGCTAACAGTTCATCAGCTTCAGTCCATGCCCAAAGGTGAATCTATCGTTCTCCCTTTCAACAGTCCAGCTGACCAGAAATTTCTGATCGATCTACCCTTCAAAAAGCACTCTTCTTACCCTTTGAGAAAGGTGGAAGATTATGCAAATGCTCTGAGAGATGAAAGCCAAAAAGGTGGTATCTCAgcaattattgatgaaattcCTTATGTAAAGCTCTTTCTTTCCAAGTACTCTGATCAATACACCACGGTTGAGACCTCACTCTATGGCACCGAAGGATTTGGCTTT GCTTTTCCCAAGGGGTCACCTTTAGTCCCTGACATTTCTGCAGCAATAGCAAAAATGAGAGAAGAGGGAAAACTCTACTTGATAAGCCAaaactggtttcaaaatcattctTTATACACAAATCAAGATTCTGCAGCAAAAGTTGCCAGACTTGACTCATACAGCTTCCGTGGTCTCTTCCTTATCACAGGCATCACTTCAGCTTTAGCTGCGATAGCATCCCGTAAATATATGAAGAAAGAATCAACCACTTTGCAAAAACACGATGTTGCTGATAAACCTGTTGAAGAGAAGTTCTCGCTAGTTAGTGATATCCCATCAAGAAGAACTGGTTCGAAACACATCAGAAGATATTCCTATTGA